Proteins co-encoded in one Papaver somniferum cultivar HN1 chromosome 5, ASM357369v1, whole genome shotgun sequence genomic window:
- the LOC113279581 gene encoding DNA-directed RNA polymerase 3, chloroplastic-like, whose protein sequence is FAELALTVPYLPSPIQIHQPWRRGGGKTQKKSVKIIKLLPFNSIFNNPNPKLNNSISSQLHSLQLPTLSVSINNNNTSNKNILSDFEESISRVFYEDPPWISCILSNPNLKKQSLSSDGDDRVAKKKKYDSLRRRQIKMETEAWEKMAQEYRDLQREMLEKKLAPNLPYVKSLFLGWFESLRDAIAKDQILQESKKQKAAYANQIGLLPADKMAVIVMHKMMGLLMTGHEDGCVRVVQAAVHIGEAVEQEVRIHTFLENSKNYRRGRRNEVDKDEALIKEQAILRKRVNNLIKKQKVIEAQKLVTNEESTSWGRDAQAKLGSRLLELLTETAFVHPPINQLADSPPDIRPAFRHTLKTIRKGSGPGCGKRYGVIECDELVHKGLDGTVRHMEMSYMPMLIPPKKWKGYQTGGHLFLPSYVMRTHGAKQQQEAVKSVPRKQMQRVFEALDTLGRTKWRVNKRVLEVIEAVWARGGNVAGLVDREDLLIPEEPHSDDAIEIQKWKWSVSKAKKCNRERHAQRCDIELKLSVARKMKDEEGFYYPHNLDFRGRAYPMHSHLNHLSSDLCRGVLEFAEGRPLGKAGLRWLKIHLANLYAGGVDKLPYEERVMFVDNHLDDILDSAQRPIGGKRWWLSAEDPFQCLAACMNLSDSLRSSSPYTVTSHLPIHQDGSCNGLQHYAALGRDSLEAAAVNLIAGERPADVYSEIAARVHDIMKRDCSKDPATHSAARLANLLIDQVDRKLVKQTVMTSVYGVTYVGAREQIKRRLMERGNITDDRLLFSASCYAAKVTMTALGEMFQAARSIMGWLGDCAKVIASENEPVRWTTPLGLPVVQPYRKPERHLIRTSLQVLALQREGDFVDVKKQKSAFPPNFVHSLDGSHMMMTAVACRDAGLHFAGVHDSFWTHACDVDKMNLILREKFVELYDMPILENLLESFQTSFPTLSFPPLPDRGDFDLENVHESPYFFN, encoded by the exons TTTGCAGAACTGGCTTTAACAGTCCCTTATCTCCCTTCTCCAATTCAAATACATCAACCATggagaagaggaggaggaaaaactcaaaaaaaatcagtcaaaatcatcaaattattACCCTTCAATTCTATCTTCAATAATCCTAACCCAAAACTTAACAATTCCATCTCTTCTCAATTGCATTCCCTCCAGCTTCCAACCTTATCTGTttctatcaacaacaacaacaccagcaacaagaatattctttcagattttgaagaatcaatttctagagTTTTCTATGAAGACCCACCTTGGATTTCTTGCATTTTGTCAAACCCTAATCTCAAAAAACAATCTCTGTCTTCTGATGGTGATGACAGAGTAGCTaagaaaaagaaatatgattCACTAAGAAGAAGACAGATTAAGATGGaaactgaagcatgggagaaaatgGCACAAGAGTATAGGGATTTACAAAGAGAAATGTTAGAGAAGAAATTAGCTCCTAATTTGCCTTATGTTAAATCATTATTTCTTGGTTGGTTTGAGTCATTGAGGGATGCAATTGCTAAAGATCAAATTTTGCAAGAGAGTAAGAAGCAGAAAGCTGCTTATGCTAATCAAATTGGTTTATTACCTGCTGATAAAATGGCTGTTATTGTTATGCATAAGATGATGGGGTTATTGATGACTGGACATGAAGACGGATGTGTTCGAGTTGTTCAAGCTGCAGTTCACATCGGTGAAGCTGTGGAACAAGAG GTGAGGATTCATACTTTCTTGGAGAACTCTAAGAACTACAGAAGGGGAAGGAGGAATGAAGTCGATAAAGATGAGGCTTTGATTAAAGAGCAGGCCATTTTGAGGAAACGTGTTAATAATTTGATTAAAAAGCAAAAAGTAATAGAGGCTCAGAAGTTGGTAACAAATGAAGAAAGTACGTCTTGGGGCCGAGATGCCCAGGCTAAG CTGGGAAGTCGTCTCTTAGAATTATTAACAGAGACAGCCTTCGTTCATCCTCCAATTAACCAGTTAGCAGATAGTCCACCGGATATTCGACCTGCATTTAGGCACACTCTTAAAACTATCAGGAAGGGATCAGG GCCTGGATGTGGGAAAAGATATGGGGTTATAGAGTGTGATGAACTAGTCCACAAAGGGCTTGATGGAACT GTTAGGCACATGGAGATGTCATACATGCCAATGTTGATACCACCAAAGAAATGGAAAGG GTATCAAACAGGTGGACACTTGTTTTTACCTTCTTATGTAATGCGTACACATGGTGCCAAGCAGCAACAGGAGGCAGTTAAGAGTGTTCCTCGAAAACAGATGCAGAGAGTGTTCGAG GCATTGGATACACTGGGAAGAACAAAATGGAGGGTGAATAAGAGAGTTCTTGAGGTCATAGAGGCTGTCTGGGCCAGAGGTGGTAATGTAGCTGGACTGGTCGATCGTGAAGAT CTGCTGATACCAGAGGAGCCACACTCAGATGATGCGATCGAAATCCAAAAATGGAAATGGAGTGTGAGTAAAGCAAAAAAGTGTAACCGGGAGAGGCATGCTCAGAGATGTGACATTGAACTTAAGCTTTCT GTGGCCCGAAAAATGAAAGATGAGGAAGGCTTCTACTATCCTCACAATCTGGATTTTCGTGGCCGTGCGTACCCCATGCATTCACATTTGAATCATCTTAGTTCAGATCTTTGTCGAGGTGTTCTGGAGTTTGCTGAAGGCAGACCACTAGGAAAAGCTGGCTTGCGCTGGCTGAAGATTCATTTGGCAAATCTATATGCAGGCGGTGTTGATAAGCTCCCCTATGAAGAGCGTGTAATGTTTGTGGATAATCACCTGGATGATATATTAGATTCAGCACAGAGGCCGATTGGTGGAAAACGTTGGTGGTTAAGTGCAGAAGATCCTTTTCAGTGCTTAGCAGCATGTATGAATCTGTCAGACTCCCTGAGGAGCTCGTCACCATACACTGTCACCTCCCACCTGCCAATTCATCAA GATGGATCATGCAACGGTTTGCAGCACTATGCAGCCCTTGGGAGAGACAGT TTGGAGGCAGCTGCAGTAAATTTAATAGCGGGAGAGAGGCCGGCAGATGTTTATTCAGAAATAGCTGCTAG AGTTCATGATATTATGAAAAGAGACTGCAGCAAAGATCCCGCAACTCATTCAGCTGCTCGACTAGCAAATCTCTTAATTGATCAG GTAGACCGGAAATTGGTGAAACAAACTGTGATGACCTCAGTGTATGGCGTAACTTATGTTGGTGCACGTGAGCAGATAAAGAGGAGATTGATGGAAAGGGGTAACATTACTGATGACCGATTGTTGTTCAGTGCATCTTGTTATGCAGCTAAA GTGACGATGACTGCACTTGGGGAGATGTTTCAAGCTGCTCGTAGTATTATGGGATGGCTTGGTGACTGTGCGAAG GTAATCGCGTCAGAAAATGAGCCTGTGAGGTGGACTACTCCTCTGGGGCTCCCAGTTGTGCAACCTTACCGCAAACCTGAAAGGCATCTT ATCAGAACTTCCCTTCAGGTTTTAGCTTTGCAGCGAGAGGGCGACTTT GTTGATGTCAAGAAGCAGAAGAGCGCTTTTCCTCCAAACTTTGTGCACTCCCTTGATGGTTCTCACATGATGATGACTGCTGTTGCCTGCAGGGATGCAGGATTGCATTTTGCAG GGGTTCACGACTCCTTTTGGACACATGCATGTGATGTCGACAAGATGAACCTAATTTTGAGAGAAAAATTTGTAGAGCTTTACGATATGCCTATACTTGAGAAT TTGTTGGAGAGCTTCCAGACATCGTTCCCAACTTTGTCATTTCCTCCCCTTCCAGATAGAGGTGACTTCGACCTGGAAAATGTTCATGAGTCTCCTTATTTTTTCAACTGA